A section of the Metabacillus endolithicus genome encodes:
- a CDS encoding NADPH-dependent oxidoreductase, whose translation MNDVINTLTSHRSFRQYEEKQVEQEHLNAILSSAQAAPNWINGQQVSVIVIKDKKKKQELSVLCGNQKHIDQAPVFLVFCADFYRAKLASEMENAPFEVVNDADSLLVGATDVGIALSNAIAASESLGLGTVPIGGIRRRPLEVIELLHLPEYVIPISGLCIGYASEDPGLNPRLPKDAFIHNESYNEKQQKYLEEYNKLYKQHQLNKTNGQRDTSWTERISNFYKGSHYNNNYPDVPKMLKKQGFTCKDLS comes from the coding sequence GTGAATGACGTTATTAACACCTTAACAAGTCACCGTTCTTTTCGTCAATATGAAGAAAAACAGGTAGAACAAGAACATCTAAATGCGATTCTTTCCTCTGCTCAAGCAGCTCCTAATTGGATTAATGGGCAGCAGGTTTCTGTTATTGTTATTAAAGATAAAAAGAAAAAGCAAGAGCTTTCTGTTTTATGTGGTAATCAAAAACATATCGATCAGGCACCAGTTTTTTTAGTTTTTTGTGCGGATTTTTACCGAGCGAAACTAGCAAGCGAAATGGAAAATGCTCCTTTTGAAGTAGTAAATGATGCTGATTCTTTATTAGTTGGAGCAACAGATGTTGGGATCGCACTAAGTAATGCAATAGCTGCTTCAGAATCATTAGGTTTAGGAACTGTTCCAATAGGTGGGATACGTCGAAGACCACTAGAAGTAATTGAATTATTACATTTACCTGAATACGTTATACCGATATCAGGATTGTGTATTGGTTATGCTTCAGAGGACCCCGGCTTAAACCCTAGATTACCTAAAGATGCATTTATTCATAATGAGTCCTATAATGAGAAACAACAAAAATATTTAGAAGAGTACAACAAGCTGTATAAACAGCATCAACTCAATAAAACAAATGGTCAAAGAGACACTTCGTGGACTGAAAGAATATCGAACTTTTATAAAGGCTCACATTATAATAATAATTACCCTGACGTACCCAAAATGCTTAAAAAGCAGGGATTTACTTGTAAAGATTTATCATAA
- the helD gene encoding RNA polymerase recycling motor HelD — protein MDTFEKNLQDEQIRINDVLHKLKNDLMGLQKQTSTVKTDIIEIRKSFWEDVTVNFDDAVEAGETATSIKQQAEFLAEREHRHKNLDQDEKNLKRLIEAPYFARIDFVEEGEREVESIYLGIASYLDPSTDEFLIYDWRAPISSLYYDYSLGSAEFTAPGGVVSGELKLKRQFIIKNGSIKSMFDTGITIGDELLQEVLGDQSNTQMKSIVATIQQEQNKVIRNEKGKLLFVQGAAGSGKTSAALQRMAYLLYKHRETLQAEEILLFSPNFMFNSYIRNVLPELGEENMQQTTFQQYLQHSLRNQYEVEDPFTLMEYMLTAKDEQLYPVRKMSSVYKSSYDFMKVIDQYLNYLSEEGLLFHNITFRGNIIFRSDEISSYFYSLSGALSLSNRVKLVSEWLLSQLKKMEKSEREKSWVEEEIQFLSKEEYQIFYEKLTKQRNFTEDTFDDYEREEKMLRKYVVKRHFHSIRKEIKSHLFLNIKEIYRQLFKLPYHLTVGKNESLSEEEWKDVCSFTISQINQDRLPYEDATPYLYVKEKITGFQVNTSVKYVFIDEAQDYSAFQFAFIKQLFPNARYTVLGDTNQAIYSHHSKSGIEALMNLFQGESIEKIILNRSYRSTKPIIEFTREILNNKNEIDPFNRQGPKPVMIEKTELSEVVSSIENKVRTLQNYQTIAIICKTAEESQKAYQDLKQHMNVQLIDKKSNEFQKGIIIIPAYLAKGIEFDAVILFNASKEQYYEEDVRNLFYTACTRAMHELFIYSAGQVTPFVENISDHLYSKEE, from the coding sequence ATGGATACTTTTGAAAAGAATCTTCAAGATGAACAAATTAGAATAAATGATGTTTTACATAAATTGAAAAATGATTTAATGGGTCTACAGAAACAAACATCAACGGTGAAAACAGATATTATCGAAATAAGAAAGAGTTTCTGGGAAGATGTTACGGTAAACTTTGATGATGCTGTAGAAGCAGGTGAAACAGCAACAAGTATAAAACAACAAGCTGAATTTTTAGCTGAACGAGAGCATCGACATAAAAATCTGGATCAAGACGAAAAAAACTTAAAACGGCTTATTGAAGCACCATATTTTGCAAGAATTGATTTTGTGGAAGAAGGGGAACGGGAGGTTGAAAGTATTTACTTAGGAATTGCATCTTACCTTGATCCGAGTACAGATGAGTTTCTTATCTATGATTGGCGTGCACCAATTTCTAGTTTATATTATGACTATTCTTTAGGTTCTGCAGAATTCACTGCTCCGGGTGGTGTTGTTAGTGGAGAGCTTAAATTAAAACGTCAGTTTATTATAAAAAACGGCAGCATCAAAAGTATGTTTGATACCGGAATTACAATTGGCGATGAACTATTGCAGGAAGTGCTTGGGGATCAATCAAACACCCAAATGAAAAGCATTGTAGCCACCATCCAACAAGAACAAAATAAGGTAATACGAAATGAAAAAGGGAAGCTACTATTTGTTCAAGGAGCTGCAGGAAGTGGTAAGACGTCAGCTGCACTTCAGCGCATGGCCTATTTATTATATAAACATCGTGAAACTTTACAAGCAGAAGAAATTTTGTTGTTTTCTCCAAACTTTATGTTTAATAGCTATATTCGTAATGTTTTACCTGAACTTGGTGAAGAAAATATGCAGCAAACAACATTTCAGCAATATTTACAACATTCACTTCGTAATCAGTATGAGGTGGAAGATCCTTTCACTTTAATGGAATACATGTTAACGGCAAAGGATGAGCAATTGTATCCAGTTAGAAAAATGTCTTCTGTTTATAAATCATCTTATGATTTTATGAAAGTAATTGATCAGTATTTGAATTATTTGAGTGAAGAAGGGTTATTATTTCATAACATTACGTTTAGAGGAAACATTATTTTTCGTTCTGATGAGATTTCATCGTATTTTTATTCGTTAAGCGGAGCACTTTCCCTTTCAAATAGGGTGAAGCTTGTTTCAGAGTGGCTATTGAGTCAATTGAAGAAGATGGAAAAAAGTGAAAGGGAAAAGTCATGGGTTGAAGAAGAAATTCAGTTTTTAAGTAAAGAAGAATACCAAATTTTCTATGAAAAATTAACGAAACAAAGGAATTTTACTGAAGATACATTTGATGATTACGAGCGAGAGGAAAAGATGCTGCGTAAATATGTTGTTAAGCGACACTTTCATTCTATCCGAAAAGAAATCAAATCTCACTTATTTTTAAATATAAAGGAAATATATCGACAGCTATTTAAACTGCCTTACCATTTAACCGTTGGAAAAAATGAAAGCCTCTCAGAAGAAGAGTGGAAAGATGTTTGTTCTTTTACTATTTCCCAGATTAATCAAGACAGACTGCCTTATGAAGATGCAACTCCTTATTTATATGTAAAGGAAAAAATAACAGGTTTTCAAGTGAATACGAGTGTGAAATATGTGTTTATTGATGAGGCACAGGATTACTCTGCGTTTCAATTTGCATTTATTAAGCAGCTTTTCCCAAACGCAAGATATACAGTGTTAGGTGATACTAACCAAGCAATCTATTCACATCATTCCAAATCAGGTATTGAGGCATTAATGAACTTGTTTCAGGGAGAGTCAATTGAAAAAATTATTTTAAACCGTAGTTATCGCTCAACCAAACCAATTATTGAATTTACTCGTGAAATTCTTAATAATAAAAATGAAATTGACCCTTTTAATCGACAGGGACCAAAACCAGTTATGATTGAAAAAACAGAGCTCTCAGAAGTTGTTTCTAGCATAGAAAATAAAGTCAGAACATTGCAGAACTATCAAACGATTGCGATTATTTGCAAAACTGCAGAGGAGTCACAGAAGGCTTACCAAGACCTTAAGCAGCATATGAATGTACAGCTAATTGATAAAAAAAGCAATGAGTTCCAAAAAGGGATTATTATCATTCCAGCATATCTTGCGAAAGGAATAGAATTTGATGCTGTTATTTTGTTCAATGCTTCTAAAGAACAATATTATGAAGAAGATGTAAGAAATCTATTCTATACAGCCTGCACAAGAGCGATGCACGAATTATTTATCTATTCTGCAGGCCAAGTGACTCCATTTGTTGAAAATATCTCTGATCATCTTTATAGTAAGGAAGAATAA
- the sinI gene encoding DNA-binding anti-repressor SinI, with amino-acid sequence MTDAMKNDRKNEILELTLEAMKSNISKEEFKQFLKQKAKEKNRT; translated from the coding sequence TTGACTGATGCTATGAAAAATGACAGGAAAAATGAAATTTTAGAATTAACACTTGAGGCAATGAAATCCAATATTAGTAAAGAAGAATTCAAACAATTTTTGAAACAAAAAGCAAAAGAGAAAAACCGTACTTGA
- a CDS encoding glycerophosphodiester phosphodiesterase: MNKQREIRNVKMIHKFRESFQFLKRKHHNIKGNLKVVAHRGASGHAPENTMAAFNKAVELEADYIELDLQMTKDGKLVVIHDPTVDRTTNGTGEVKEFTYEELRKLDAGSWYHKKFSGQKVPSLEEVLLTFKGKIGLLIEVKNPGLYDDLHVKLAEELNIFRKEKFENEEVIVQSFDFEWLEKFHTKIAHVPLGLLVKYRVQGVSNVQLKDWSSLVQFINPNKALVTNKLVKKIHSYNMRTMPYTVRDKKTIKPLLDAKVDGIITDYPDFFMNNKG, translated from the coding sequence ATGAACAAGCAAAGGGAAATTAGAAATGTGAAGATGATTCATAAATTTAGAGAGAGCTTTCAATTTTTAAAAAGAAAACATCATAATATAAAAGGGAACCTCAAAGTTGTTGCACATCGAGGTGCTTCAGGGCATGCTCCTGAAAACACCATGGCAGCTTTTAATAAGGCAGTAGAGCTAGAAGCTGATTATATTGAACTTGATCTACAGATGACAAAAGATGGAAAATTGGTGGTTATTCATGACCCCACCGTTGATAGGACAACAAATGGAACTGGTGAAGTTAAAGAATTTACATATGAGGAATTAAGAAAACTAGATGCTGGTTCTTGGTATCATAAGAAATTTTCTGGACAAAAAGTTCCAAGTTTAGAAGAAGTATTGCTAACATTCAAAGGGAAAATAGGTTTGTTAATTGAAGTGAAAAATCCAGGTTTATATGATGATCTTCATGTAAAATTGGCTGAAGAACTTAATATTTTCAGGAAGGAAAAATTTGAAAATGAAGAGGTTATTGTCCAATCTTTTGATTTTGAATGGTTAGAAAAATTTCATACTAAGATAGCACATGTTCCTCTCGGCTTACTTGTTAAGTATCGAGTACAAGGAGTGTCAAATGTACAATTAAAAGATTGGTCTTCATTAGTGCAATTTATAAACCCAAATAAAGCTCTTGTTACGAATAAATTAGTAAAAAAAATTCACTCGTATAACATGAGGACTATGCCATACACAGTTAGAGATAAAAAAACAATTAAGCCGCTACTAGATGCAAAGGTGGATGGAATCATAACAGACTATCCTGATTTTTTTATGAACAATAAAGGATGA